In Cytobacillus sp. IB215665, the genomic window AACGACTGGATACCCAAAAGGCGCTTTATTTGATCATAAACGAGTATTAAACCTTGTCATAGCATCAATTGGGACGACTGGTTTAGCATCATTTGAAAAATTATTGCATGTTGCACCTCTTTTTCATAGTGCTCAATTAGGTTTATTTCTCATTCCTGGGATTTGTGTAGGAGCATCGCATGTCATTCATAAAGAATTTAATCCTGTAGAAGTACTGAAAGCAATTGAGAAATATGAAATTACGCAATATTTTGGTGTACCAACGATGTATAACTTTTTATTGCATGTACCAAATGCAAAGGAGTACAATTTGAGTTCTATTAAAAAGTGCTCATACGGTGCAGCTCCTATGGCACCAGAACTCGTTAAAAAAAGTATGGAATTATTTCAAACTGATCAATTTTATAATTTATGTGGATTGTCTGAAGGGGGGCCGGCTGGAATTTTTCTAACACCGGAAGATCACAAAGAGAATTTGGGTGCTTCGGGGAAGGATCCAACATTGTTAACTGAAGCAAGGGTTGTCAACGAACAAGGTCAGGACGTAGTGCCCGGTGAAGTAGGTGAATTTATCCTTCGTGGTGAAACGATTATGAAAGAATATTACCGGAAGGGAAAGGAAACTCAAGAAGCATTACGTGAAGGCTGGTTATTTACTGGAGATTTAGCAGTAAAGGATGAGCATGGGTTTATTAAACTAGTAGATCGTAAGAAAGATATGATTATATCAGGCGGTGAAAATGTTTATTCAATTGAAGTAGAAAATTGTTTATACCAACACCCTGATGTTATGGAAGCCGCAATTATTGGTATTCCTGATACAACTTGGGGAGAAATTGTAACCGCTGTCGTCGTTTTACACAAACATAAAGCTGATGAAGAAGGATTAATAAGTTTTCTTCGCCAACATCTAGCAGGATATAAAGTACCGAGAAAGATACTATTTGTTGATCAATTACCTCGTAATGCTTCAGGGAAAATAATGAAATATAAACTTAGAGAACAATTTAACGAAGTGAAAGAGCGGTGAATTCATATGCCTCTTTTATCTTCGCTAAATATTCTTGATTTTTCTGGGCTGCTACCAGGACCATATGCGACGATGTTTTTAGCAGATTTAGGTGCAAATATTTTAAGAGTTGAATCTCCATCAAGGCCAGATTTGTTACGCATGACACCACCTATCGATGGCGAAGATTCAGTAGCACATCAATACTTGAATCGTTCAAAGCGAGCTATTGCTCTAGACTTAAAGAGAGAAGAATCAATAGATATAGTAAAAAAGTTAATTCATAAATACGATATAGTGTTAGAACAATTTCGACCAGGTGTCATGGATAGATTGGGCCTTGGTTATAATGAGCTAAAACAAATTAACCCCGAGTTAATATATTGCTCATTAACAGGGTACGGGCAAACAGGGCCGTATCGTAATAGAGCAGGACACGATAATAACTATTTGTCCGTATCAGGAGTTACAAGCTATTCATCTAGAAAGGGGTCCGTTCCAACCCCTTATGGGATTCAAATAGCAGACGTAGCAGGAGGGTCCCATCATACTGTTATTGCTATTTTAGCTGCAGCATATCATAGACAATTAACAGGTCAAGGGCAGTCAATTGATGTAAGCATGACAGATGCAGCATTTGCTTTGAATGGGATTTCTGGTGCAGGGTACCTAGCAAGTGAAGTAGAGCCAGAAAGAGAAGCATTAATGCTAAATGGTGGAACTTTCTATGATTACTATGAGACTAAAGATGGGCGTTACTTTTCTGTTGGAAGCCTTGAACCGAACTTTAGAAAGCAACTTTGTGAAGCTGTCGGAGCTGAGGAATTGTTCTCTCTTAGCTTAAGCATGAGTAAAGATGATATGGAATTGTTTAAAGACAAATTGAAAGATATATTCCGATTGAAGACCTACGAAGAGTGGATACCAATATTTAATAAATACGATGCTTGTATAGAGCCTGTTCTTCATTTTTCTGAAGCCGTTCATCATCCACAAATAAAAGCGCGTAATATGATAGCTGACGTACCTAAGGATGAAGGGGGAA contains:
- a CDS encoding long-chain fatty acid--CoA ligase, whose translation is MNIGSCLAINARRHPEKWAVTFEDKEYTYNQLNQVVNQLAHGLLNLGVKKGEKVALLLKNSDYFVISYFAAAKIGAVVVPLNFRLMARELNYILEQSDSVVVLYDQEFDDIIYEAKQDVNSIRQVIAVASPNRPEHLSIKEVLSENIGEPEVEVQEEDDLHILYTSGTTGYPKGALFDHKRVLNLVIASIGTTGLASFEKLLHVAPLFHSAQLGLFLIPGICVGASHVIHKEFNPVEVLKAIEKYEITQYFGVPTMYNFLLHVPNAKEYNLSSIKKCSYGAAPMAPELVKKSMELFQTDQFYNLCGLSEGGPAGIFLTPEDHKENLGASGKDPTLLTEARVVNEQGQDVVPGEVGEFILRGETIMKEYYRKGKETQEALREGWLFTGDLAVKDEHGFIKLVDRKKDMIISGGENVYSIEVENCLYQHPDVMEAAIIGIPDTTWGEIVTAVVVLHKHKADEEGLISFLRQHLAGYKVPRKILFVDQLPRNASGKIMKYKLREQFNEVKER
- a CDS encoding CaiB/BaiF CoA-transferase family protein, encoding MPLLSSLNILDFSGLLPGPYATMFLADLGANILRVESPSRPDLLRMTPPIDGEDSVAHQYLNRSKRAIALDLKREESIDIVKKLIHKYDIVLEQFRPGVMDRLGLGYNELKQINPELIYCSLTGYGQTGPYRNRAGHDNNYLSVSGVTSYSSRKGSVPTPYGIQIADVAGGSHHTVIAILAAAYHRQLTGQGQSIDVSMTDAAFALNGISGAGYLASEVEPEREALMLNGGTFYDYYETKDGRYFSVGSLEPNFRKQLCEAVGAEELFSLSLSMSKDDMELFKDKLKDIFRLKTYEEWIPIFNKYDACIEPVLHFSEAVHHPQIKARNMIADVPKDEGGSQKQLACPIKFSSFQPSYSHIGSRLGYHTEEVLQELGLNESQISSYKKAGIIR